A genome region from Gossypium hirsutum isolate 1008001.06 chromosome A04, Gossypium_hirsutum_v2.1, whole genome shotgun sequence includes the following:
- the LOC121228197 gene encoding inactive leucine-rich repeat receptor-like protein kinase CORYNE isoform X1 gives MAKMRGCIVTVALLLLLLLCLHQTPVECKERLIRQLSSRPSSATKPQEFKIGFKRVILSIVLGILTGLIGAILFALLIKIAVQYINQTPFLKGPVIFSPKISSKTLQSALANENQLLGSSSNGKYYKTVLDNGLTVAAKVLEPFDSGSPEMQSKSVKRRIQQELEVLASLRHRHLRSLRAYVRESDRFSLVYDYMPMGSLEDAMNGVRENHLELRWDVRLRIAVGVIKGLQYLHFTCVPQILHYNLKPTNVMLDAEFEPRLADCGLAKLMPNIDRATSGYCAPECLQNCRYTDKSDIFSFGMILGVLLTGRYPTDSFFREAVSGGSLGQWLRHLQQAGEAHEALDKSILGEEVEEDEMLMAVRIAVVCLSDLPDDRPSSDELVTMLTQLHSF, from the exons atGGCGAAAATGAGGGGTTGCATAGTCACTGTGGCTTTACTCTTGCTGCTACTTCTTTGCTTACACCAAACACCTGTAGAGTGCAAAGAAAGACTCATTAGACAACTGTCTTCTCGGCCTTCTTCAGCTACAAAGCCTCAAGAATTCAAGATTGGGTTCAAAAGGGTAATTCTCAGCATTGTGCTGGGAATTTTAACTGGATTGATTGGAGCTATTCTTTTTGCTTTATTGATCAAAATTGCTGTTCAGTACATCAATCAAACCCCATTCCTTAAAGGTCCTGTTATATTTTCTCCCAAAATATCTTCCAAGACTCTCCAATCAGCCCTTGCAAATGAAAACCAGTTGCTAGGTTCAAGCTCCAACGGGAAGTACTATAAGACGGTTCTTGATAACGGGCTCACTGTTGCAGCCAAAGTGCTTGAACCCTTTGACAGTGGTTCCCCGGAGATGCAGAGCAAGTCGGTGAAGAGAAGGATACAACAAGAACTGGAGGTTCTTGCTAGTTTGAGGCACAGGCATTTGAGGAGTTTAAGAGCTTATGTTCGTGAATCTGATAGGTTTTCTTTGGTTTATGATTATATGCCCATGGGGAGCCTTGAGGATGCAATGAATGGAGTTAGGGAAAATCACCTGGAGCTTAGATGGGATGTTAGGCTTAGGATTGCTGTTGGGGTGATTAAGGGTCTTCAATATCTTCACTTCACTTGCGTCCCTCAGATTTTGCACTACAACTTGAAGCCCACAAATGTGATGTTAGATGCTGAATTTGAACCAAGGTTGGCTGATTGTGGATTGGCTAAGCTCATGCCTAATATAGATAGGGCAACTTCTGGTTACTGTGCTCCTGAGTGTTTACAGAACTGCAG GTATACAGATAAGAGTGATATCTTTAGCTTTGGGATGATATTGGGTGTCCTGTTGACTGGCAGATATCCCACTGATTCATTTTTCCGGGAAGCAGTGAGTGGAGGGAGTTTAGGACAGTGGCTCCGACATTTACAGCAGGCAGGGGAAGCACACGAAGCTTTAGATAAAAGTATTCTTGGGGAAGAAGTAGAGGAAGATGAGATGCTGATGGCAGTGAGAATTGCTGTTGTCTGTCTATCGGATTTGCCTGATGATAGGCCTTCCAGTGATGAGCTTGTAACCATGTTAACCCAGCTGCATAGTTTCTAA
- the LOC121228197 gene encoding inactive leucine-rich repeat receptor-like protein kinase CORYNE isoform X2, protein MAKMRGCIVTVALLLLLLLCLHQTPVECKERLIRQLSSRPSSATKPQEFKIGFKRVILSIVLGILTGLIGAILFALLIKIAVQYINQTPFLKGPVIFSPKISSKTLQSALANENQLLGSSSNGKYYKTVLDNGLTVAAKVLEPFDSGSPEMQSKSVKRRIQQELEVLASLRHRHLRSLRAYVRESDRFSLVYDYMPMGSLEDAMNGVRENHLELRWDVRLRIAVGVIKGLQYLHFTCVPQILHYNLKPTNVMLDAEFEPRLADCGLAKLMPNIDRATSGYCAPECLQNCRYPTDSFFREAVSGGSLGQWLRHLQQAGEAHEALDKSILGEEVEEDEMLMAVRIAVVCLSDLPDDRPSSDELVTMLTQLHSF, encoded by the exons atGGCGAAAATGAGGGGTTGCATAGTCACTGTGGCTTTACTCTTGCTGCTACTTCTTTGCTTACACCAAACACCTGTAGAGTGCAAAGAAAGACTCATTAGACAACTGTCTTCTCGGCCTTCTTCAGCTACAAAGCCTCAAGAATTCAAGATTGGGTTCAAAAGGGTAATTCTCAGCATTGTGCTGGGAATTTTAACTGGATTGATTGGAGCTATTCTTTTTGCTTTATTGATCAAAATTGCTGTTCAGTACATCAATCAAACCCCATTCCTTAAAGGTCCTGTTATATTTTCTCCCAAAATATCTTCCAAGACTCTCCAATCAGCCCTTGCAAATGAAAACCAGTTGCTAGGTTCAAGCTCCAACGGGAAGTACTATAAGACGGTTCTTGATAACGGGCTCACTGTTGCAGCCAAAGTGCTTGAACCCTTTGACAGTGGTTCCCCGGAGATGCAGAGCAAGTCGGTGAAGAGAAGGATACAACAAGAACTGGAGGTTCTTGCTAGTTTGAGGCACAGGCATTTGAGGAGTTTAAGAGCTTATGTTCGTGAATCTGATAGGTTTTCTTTGGTTTATGATTATATGCCCATGGGGAGCCTTGAGGATGCAATGAATGGAGTTAGGGAAAATCACCTGGAGCTTAGATGGGATGTTAGGCTTAGGATTGCTGTTGGGGTGATTAAGGGTCTTCAATATCTTCACTTCACTTGCGTCCCTCAGATTTTGCACTACAACTTGAAGCCCACAAATGTGATGTTAGATGCTGAATTTGAACCAAGGTTGGCTGATTGTGGATTGGCTAAGCTCATGCCTAATATAGATAGGGCAACTTCTGGTTACTGTGCTCCTGAGTGTTTACAGAACTGCAG ATATCCCACTGATTCATTTTTCCGGGAAGCAGTGAGTGGAGGGAGTTTAGGACAGTGGCTCCGACATTTACAGCAGGCAGGGGAAGCACACGAAGCTTTAGATAAAAGTATTCTTGGGGAAGAAGTAGAGGAAGATGAGATGCTGATGGCAGTGAGAATTGCTGTTGTCTGTCTATCGGATTTGCCTGATGATAGGCCTTCCAGTGATGAGCTTGTAACCATGTTAACCCAGCTGCATAGTTTCTAA
- the LOC121228198 gene encoding light-regulated protein, chloroplastic: MFTLSTPFLKYLPINLIYYSYAINKFSWFLHFIFVLAASHTIPYQKMQAALSLAPSPLSIVTTTKPFPPCKSMLKLQTPRGFKATPVGQDNSTVDYSSTASVFPAEACDTLGGEACDVEMFPEVKLKPDQTQSNKGKTGSEQVDREYLEYNSPKTVFIGEACDDLGGEFCEPEYQKGVQ, from the exons ATGTTCACCTTATCCACTCCATTTTTAAAATATCTTCCCATCAACCTTATCTACTATTCATATGCCATTAATAAATTCAGCTGGTTTTTACACTTCATTTTCGTACTTGCAGCGTCACACACGATCCCGTACCAAAAAATGCAGGCAGCCTTGAGCTTGGCACCTTCACCTCTCTCCATAGTTACAACTACAAAACCCTTTCCGCCATGTAAATCCATGCTAAAATTGCAGACTCCAAGAGGTTTCAAAGCAACACCTGTTGGACAGGATAACTCAACAGTTGATTACAGCTCCACGGCCTC aGTATTTCCAGCTGAGGCATGCGATACACTTGGAGGAGAAGCCTGTGATGTTGAGATGTTCCCTGAAGTGAAGCTAAAGCCAGATCAAACACAAAGCAATAAGGGTAAGACAGGTTCAGAGCAGGTTGACAGAGAATACTTGGAGTACAACAGTCCCAAGAC GGTGTTCATAGGAGAGGCTTGTGATGATCTTGGAGGAGAATTCTGTGAGCCTGAGTATCAGAAAGGAGTTCAATGA
- the LOC107898367 gene encoding protein NETWORKED 3A, which yields MEYSNLTASNELDMKINAILSIIVQDAGDTFAKRAEMYYQKRPELIEMVEDLQKSYRSLAEKYDQLRSQLNNQGLQNQVEGEEHEEASAEDPEHEIEFHHDPSKGPADPTKTSKNVNGVTFQRNISDGSQLMENEKLWNELRFKVSELVVEDNLSQQAELIRRNDEKRGKIRELLGTKMNVVDDDNEKTTVPSHKVPKKTKSLLSRLKRLFLGRFT from the exons ATGGAATACTCTAATCTCACTGCCTCAAATG AGTTGGATATGAAGATAAATGCCATACTTAGCATTATCGTGCAAGATGCTGGGGATACATTCGCTAAGCGGGCTGAAATGTACTATCAAAAGAGACCCGAGCTCATCGAAATGGTGGAAGACTTGCAGAAATCATACCGCTCGTTAGCCGAGAAGTATGATCAGCTGAGATCCCAACTGAACAACCAAGGACTGCAAAACCAGGTTGAAGGTGAAGAACATGAAGAAGCCAGTGCTGAAGATCCTGAACATGAGATTGAATTCCATCATGATCCCTCTAAAGGGCCAGCAGACCCGACCAAGACCTCGAAGAACGTGAATGGTGTTACATTCCAGCGCAATATAAGTGATGGTTCTCAGTTAATGGAGAATGAGAAGCTGTGGAATGAACTGAGGTTCAAGGTTTCAGAACTGGTGGTAGAGGATAATTTAAGCCAGCAGGCTGAGTTGATAAGGAGAAATGatgagaagagaggaaagattAGAGAACTACTTGGTACCAAAATGAACGTGGTGGATGATGACAACGAGAAGACTACAGTGCCAAGCCATAAAGTTCCTAAGAAAACAAAGTCTCTATTATCAAGGCTGAAGAGATTATTCCTTGGAAGGTTTAcctag